The Candidatus Polarisedimenticolaceae bacterium genome window below encodes:
- a CDS encoding immunoglobulin domain-containing protein has product MRAYRVALFAIAGAATTVSARELSLADRIAAQRAIEQVYQNHRIWPAENAGAKPPVTDEVVRARVEDYLLKSNALETRLHRPITPADLQAELDRMASHTRDPQLLQELFDALGDDPQLIAETLVRETLASRLILPSREGLRPEVADQRGTYALPVIEALSSVSAVPSARSGQTAIWTGASMIVWGGEPATNTGGIYDPATDWWMPLSTGAGVPDPRSRHSAVWTGSEMIVWGGLTGSGEVNTGGRYSPATDSWTAISTGANCPSARQWHTAVWTGSTMIVWGGLAGSTYLNTGGVYDPTSDTWTATGTGAGVASIRARHTAVWSGTQMVVWGGTDSVGRLNTGSRYTPGTDSWSATSLTGVPAARYRHSVIWTGTQMIVWGGFGTTYLNTGGRYNPAINGWSSTAGGPSARADHTAVWSGSEMIIWGGQTAIGNMDSGARYNTGANTWTLVPSGGGSPAARYGHSAVWTGSEMIVWGGTTGVTALDTGGVYFASTWTPTAGSAPTIRFQPGAWAGILGGSASFSVGAGGNSPLTYQWRKDGNPLTDGPRVGGSAGDTLTVTGLTAADAGAYSVTVTNAISSVLSNDAALTVATPRGGDPDPSFFRGTAAFTGGLVTIDAIESVAAQSDGKTLIAGAFSSFAGGPRGRIARLNADGSLDRTFMNGMAGANGTIWAMLVQPDGKILIGGDFTMVDGVARTRIARLNADGSLDATFQNGMKGASDTVYSMALQPDGRVVIGGAFTLVNDDVQFSQQHYRLARLNADGSTDGTFQGAIDQSCGAGCPGAYAIAVQPDGKLIVGGRFSEVNGQNRLGLARLNADGSTDATFLNGMSGPDYIVYSVALQTDGRILIGGGFGQVNGVDRPYLARLLPDGSLDATFLSGMSGPDTDAKSIVVQPDGRILIAGFFGQVNGVSRVNVARLLADGSVDTTFQEGMSGAGGGVGARSLSLRRDGKVVIGGPDTVNGVAFENVALLNADGSLDPYFAPPAASMKGAVRALAVQPDGRAIVGGLLQTVDGVPRGRIARLDVDGNLDKTFANGMTGAVEFAASIEAAALQADGKIVVGGYFASMNGVPRYGIARLNADGSVDTTFQNGMSGTDYAVYAVALQPDGKILIGGAFTLVNGEARGRVARLNADGSLDESFVDPMVGPGSLGSVWDLVLMSDGRVVIGGSFERVENANTKYVARLNPDGHRDITFLISIPNFQRSFSDLAVQPDGRIVVVGRNSADSGMGDDIEQVFRLTTSGTLDAGFQKSTLGWTDSQFYGYARRAYSIVLQPDGKIVIGGQFPVWNNSTPRGNIVRLNGDGSLDTSFADTMPGVNGKVDAMAVLPDGRLLLGGDFGDVNHALSGNVARVYGSAPVAPGIATPPSDQNSYEGSCAVFHVSATGTPLNYQWRKNGVPIAGAQAATLMLTGVSAADVGDYDCLVTNVLGTATSFSAHLNVSPVPACKIASCDPVLGSVLSDVPAPAEVASVRIDVTSTLSWTDLGGGTAYDVASSTISDLRSGGIAGATCLANDVSGASYADGRIPAAGEAYYYIVRGQTACGTGGYGTDSNGVPRSPAAACP; this is encoded by the coding sequence ATGAGAGCTTACCGGGTCGCGCTTTTCGCGATCGCTGGTGCCGCCACCACCGTGTCGGCCCGCGAACTCTCTCTCGCCGATCGAATCGCCGCACAGCGCGCGATCGAGCAGGTCTACCAGAACCACCGGATCTGGCCGGCCGAGAACGCCGGTGCGAAGCCACCCGTGACCGACGAGGTGGTCCGTGCGCGGGTCGAGGACTATCTCCTCAAGTCGAACGCGCTCGAGACGCGTCTCCATCGCCCGATCACCCCGGCCGATCTACAGGCGGAGCTCGACCGCATGGCGTCCCACACGCGCGACCCGCAGCTCCTCCAGGAGCTGTTCGATGCGCTGGGCGACGATCCTCAATTGATCGCCGAGACTCTCGTGAGAGAAACGCTCGCGAGTCGCCTCATCCTTCCCTCTCGCGAGGGGCTGCGCCCCGAGGTCGCCGACCAGCGCGGCACCTACGCGCTCCCAGTCATCGAAGCACTCTCATCCGTGTCCGCCGTGCCGAGCGCGCGCTCGGGACAGACCGCGATATGGACCGGCGCATCGATGATCGTCTGGGGCGGCGAGCCGGCGACGAACACCGGCGGTATCTACGACCCGGCGACGGACTGGTGGATGCCGCTGTCCACCGGAGCCGGAGTGCCTGATCCGCGCAGCCGTCATTCGGCGGTGTGGACCGGCAGCGAGATGATCGTGTGGGGCGGCCTCACCGGCTCCGGGGAAGTGAACACCGGCGGCCGCTACAGCCCCGCGACCGATAGCTGGACTGCCATCTCGACGGGCGCGAATTGCCCGTCGGCGCGCCAGTGGCACACCGCGGTGTGGACCGGCAGCACGATGATCGTCTGGGGCGGTCTCGCGGGAAGCACGTACCTCAACACCGGCGGCGTCTACGATCCCACAAGCGACACTTGGACCGCGACGGGGACGGGAGCCGGCGTCGCGTCGATTCGCGCCCGGCACACTGCCGTCTGGAGCGGAACGCAGATGGTGGTGTGGGGCGGCACGGACTCGGTCGGCCGCTTGAACACCGGGAGCCGGTACACACCCGGCACCGATTCGTGGTCGGCCACCTCGTTGACCGGCGTGCCTGCGGCGCGCTACCGGCACTCGGTGATCTGGACCGGAACCCAGATGATCGTCTGGGGCGGCTTCGGTACGACCTACCTCAACACGGGCGGGCGCTACAACCCGGCGATCAACGGCTGGAGCTCCACGGCGGGCGGCCCGTCGGCGCGTGCCGATCACACGGCCGTCTGGTCCGGCAGCGAGATGATCATCTGGGGCGGCCAGACGGCGATCGGCAACATGGACAGCGGTGCCCGCTACAACACCGGCGCGAATACGTGGACGCTCGTTCCCTCGGGCGGCGGCTCGCCGGCAGCGCGGTACGGCCACAGCGCCGTGTGGACCGGCTCGGAGATGATCGTCTGGGGCGGCACCACCGGCGTCACGGCGCTCGATACGGGAGGCGTCTACTTCGCCTCGACGTGGACGCCGACGGCCGGCTCGGCGCCGACGATTCGCTTCCAGCCCGGCGCCTGGGCCGGCATCCTCGGCGGCTCCGCCAGCTTCTCGGTAGGGGCGGGCGGCAACTCGCCGCTGACCTATCAGTGGCGGAAGGACGGCAACCCGCTGACAGACGGGCCGCGGGTCGGCGGCTCCGCCGGCGACACGCTGACCGTCACCGGTCTCACGGCGGCCGACGCGGGCGCCTACAGCGTCACGGTCACCAACGCCATCTCGAGCGTTCTGAGCAACGATGCCGCGCTGACCGTCGCGACGCCGCGGGGCGGCGACCCCGATCCGTCGTTCTTTCGCGGGACCGCCGCGTTCACCGGGGGGCTGGTCACCATCGATGCGATCGAATCGGTGGCGGCTCAGTCGGACGGAAAGACTCTCATCGCCGGCGCCTTCTCGAGCTTTGCCGGCGGGCCCCGCGGCCGCATCGCGCGGCTGAATGCGGACGGCTCGCTCGATCGCACCTTCATGAACGGCATGGCGGGCGCCAACGGGACGATCTGGGCGATGCTCGTGCAGCCGGACGGCAAGATCCTGATCGGTGGCGATTTCACGATGGTCGACGGGGTCGCACGTACACGGATCGCGCGCCTCAACGCCGACGGCAGCCTCGACGCAACGTTCCAGAACGGGATGAAGGGTGCGTCGGACACCGTCTACTCCATGGCGCTGCAGCCGGACGGAAGGGTCGTGATCGGTGGTGCGTTCACGCTCGTCAACGACGACGTGCAGTTCTCGCAGCAGCACTACCGCCTCGCGCGTCTAAACGCCGACGGGAGCACCGATGGGACGTTCCAGGGGGCGATCGATCAGAGCTGCGGCGCCGGCTGTCCGGGCGCCTACGCCATCGCCGTGCAGCCCGACGGAAAGCTCATCGTCGGCGGCCGGTTCAGTGAGGTGAACGGCCAGAATCGGCTTGGTCTCGCCCGGCTCAACGCGGACGGGTCGACGGACGCGACGTTCCTGAACGGGATGTCCGGACCCGACTACATCGTGTATTCGGTCGCGCTCCAGACCGACGGCCGCATCTTGATCGGCGGTGGTTTCGGTCAGGTCAACGGCGTCGATCGGCCGTACCTGGCGAGGCTCCTGCCCGACGGCAGCCTGGACGCGACGTTCCTGTCTGGAATGTCGGGCCCGGATACCGATGCGAAGAGCATCGTCGTCCAGCCCGACGGCCGCATCTTGATCGCCGGGTTCTTCGGCCAAGTGAACGGCGTGTCCCGGGTAAACGTGGCGCGTCTCCTCGCGGACGGCTCGGTCGACACGACGTTCCAGGAGGGGATGTCCGGCGCCGGCGGCGGCGTGGGAGCACGTAGCCTCTCTCTGCGGCGTGACGGCAAGGTCGTGATCGGTGGACCGGACACGGTCAACGGCGTCGCCTTCGAGAACGTCGCGCTTCTCAATGCCGACGGGAGTCTCGATCCCTATTTCGCGCCGCCGGCCGCCTCGATGAAAGGGGCGGTGCGGGCGCTCGCCGTGCAGCCGGATGGGCGCGCGATCGTCGGAGGGCTCCTCCAGACGGTCGACGGCGTCCCGCGCGGCAGGATCGCGCGTCTCGACGTCGACGGGAACCTCGACAAGACCTTCGCGAACGGCATGACCGGCGCCGTCGAGTTCGCGGCGTCGATCGAGGCGGCGGCCCTGCAGGCCGACGGCAAGATCGTCGTGGGGGGCTACTTCGCGTCGATGAACGGCGTGCCACGCTATGGAATCGCACGTCTCAACGCCGACGGCTCCGTCGACACGACGTTCCAGAACGGAATGTCGGGAACGGATTACGCCGTCTATGCTGTCGCCCTTCAGCCGGATGGGAAGATCCTCATTGGCGGCGCCTTCACGCTCGTCAACGGCGAGGCGCGCGGAAGGGTGGCGCGTCTCAACGCCGACGGCAGTCTCGACGAGAGCTTCGTCGATCCGATGGTCGGCCCAGGAAGCCTCGGAAGCGTCTGGGATCTCGTGCTGATGTCCGACGGACGTGTCGTCATCGGTGGCAGCTTCGAGAGGGTCGAGAACGCAAATACGAAGTACGTCGCGCGCCTCAATCCCGACGGCCATCGCGACATCACGTTCTTGATCTCCATCCCGAATTTCCAGCGCTCCTTTTCGGACCTCGCGGTGCAGCCGGACGGGCGTATCGTCGTCGTCGGCCGGAATTCCGCCGACTCGGGCATGGGCGACGACATCGAGCAGGTGTTCCGGTTGACCACGAGCGGCACCCTGGACGCCGGCTTCCAGAAGAGCACGCTCGGATGGACCGACAGTCAGTTCTATGGCTACGCCCGAAGGGCGTACAGCATCGTGCTCCAACCCGACGGGAAGATCGTGATCGGGGGGCAATTCCCCGTCTGGAACAATTCCACGCCGCGGGGGAACATCGTCCGTCTGAACGGCGACGGCAGCCTCGACACGTCGTTCGCCGACACGATGCCGGGGGTGAACGGGAAGGTCGATGCGATGGCGGTCTTGCCCGACGGCCGTCTTCTTCTCGGCGGCGACTTCGGCGATGTCAATCACGCGCTCTCGGGTAACGTGGCCCGCGTCTACGGATCGGCGCCGGTGGCCCCGGGGATCGCGACGCCACCGTCCGACCAGAACTCGTACGAAGGATCGTGCGCGGTCTTCCACGTCTCGGCGACCGGGACGCCACTGAACTACCAGTGGCGGAAGAACGGCGTCCCGATCGCGGGCGCGCAGGCGGCCACCCTGATGCTC